The Oceanispirochaeta sp. genome includes the window GCCTTAGGCAATATCTGGAGGATTTTTCCAGGGCGGAAGGACCGGTGCTGATGGAAGTTCTGGTTTCCACTTTCGCCCGAAAAGATCTGGGAAGACCTCAGGAAACACCTCAGGAAAACAAGAGAAACTTCATGAAAAAACTGGAAACACCATCATGACAGAAACCGCCGTAATCCTGGCTGCCGGATTGGGAAGCCGGCTTAAGGAATACACCAGGGAAGTACCGAAATCTTTCATGATTATTGACGGGGAAACCCTTATCAGAAGATCTATAAAAAAACTTCTCTCTGCTGGAATAAAAAGGATCATTATCGGGACCGGACATTGTGCTGATGCTTTTCAGGAAATCACCTCTGAATATCCTGAAGTCAGTCTGATACATAGTCCTCGATATAAAAGTACAAGCAGTCTGTATACCCTGTTTAATATGAGAGACCGGTTGGACGACTCTTTTCTGTTGCTCGAATCGGATCTGCTCTATGAAAAACGGGCCCTGACAGAACTGCTGGAACATGGGGCTCCCGATCTGGTACTCGGTTCTGATGTGACAGAGTATGGAGACGAGGTCTATCTTGAAACAGACAGAGATAATACTCTCTGTGGTGTTTCGAAACAGAGAGAAGATCTTTCGGATGGACAGGTCAATTCTATTCTTGTGGGAATTTCAAAAATATCCGCAAAAGGATACCAATTGATCTGCCGCAGATATGCAACAATCCAGAAAGACCGTCCTAAAATGGATTACGAACATATGCTGGCAGAACTTCACAGCAGCCATCCATTCAGGGTGCTTCATTCTGAAAAACTTGAATGGTGTGAAATTGATAATGAAGAAGATCTGATCCGGGCAAGAAAAGAAGTTTATCCTGCCATCTATAAAGCTGAAGGAGATTTAGAATGAAAGAAGTGGAAAGAAAAATACTGTTGAATCCAGGCCCGGCTACAACCACAGATAGTGTAAAGTGGTCTCAGGTCATTCCCGATATCTGCCCCAGAGAGCATGAATTTGCTGGTATCGTTGATGATATCATAGAAGGACTCACCGATATTGCCGCAGATAACCAGGATTATGTCAGTGTTCTTTTCGGTGGTTCAGGCACGGCAGGTGTTGAATCCACACTTTGTTCCGTTCCAGAAAATGCTAAACTTCTGATTATCAGCAACGGTGCCTACGGACGGCGCATGTGTACCATTGCGGATACCTATAGACTGGATTATCAGGCATATTCATCCTCCGAATACACTCCCCTGGACTTGTCTGCCATAGAGGATCTTGTTAAAAAAGGTTCCTTTACTCACCTGTTTGTCGTGCACCATGAAACCACTACCGGCCTTCTGAATGACATTGAAAGCTTAGGAAGAATTGCAAAAGCCTATGACCTGCGCTTTGTT containing:
- a CDS encoding phosphocholine cytidylyltransferase family protein — encoded protein: MTETAVILAAGLGSRLKEYTREVPKSFMIIDGETLIRRSIKKLLSAGIKRIIIGTGHCADAFQEITSEYPEVSLIHSPRYKSTSSLYTLFNMRDRLDDSFLLLESDLLYEKRALTELLEHGAPDLVLGSDVTEYGDEVYLETDRDNTLCGVSKQREDLSDGQVNSILVGISKISAKGYQLICRRYATIQKDRPKMDYEHMLAELHSSHPFRVLHSEKLEWCEIDNEEDLIRARKEVYPAIYKAEGDLE